The genomic stretch CGCCAAAATAGGTGAGTGCACGGCTGTAATCGCCTTTATTGATCATGACAATGCCGAGATTATGGTCAACATTTGCACCTAAACGGCGTGCATCAGCATAATGGGCTTCAGCTTTCTTGAAGTCTTTCTTTTTCGACTCAAGAGCACCCATGTTGTTTAATACTTCTGCTTTGCCTGAACCTAATTCATTAGCCTTCTGCAGATATTCGGCAGCCTTGGCATCGTTTCCGCGTTCAAGTTCAATTGCTGCAGCATTATTATAACCCTTATAGCTGTCAGGGAACTGGTTAATTGTTGATCTAAAGATATTAAGTTGAACGTCCTTATCATCAGTAAGCGTAGCAGCAAAGAGCAATTCTTTCTCATCAAGCTGGCCAGGATCAGTTGTTGCAAGTTCGGCAATTTGCTCATCGGTTTTCTTAGGCTCGTAAGCATTAACGCTAATTGAAACACGGCGCAGCGGAGGAAGGATGTTTTCTTCAATTTCCTTGTAAACAATGGTCATGTTGCGAATTTCCTGTTCGCGTTTTTTAACATCAGCTTGTGAATTAACCACATTGATAATTACATTTTTATCTGGAATATTTGAAGCCTGAACAGCTTTCATGAAACCATCCCAATCTTCGCCACGGGCTTGAACGTTATATTTAATATCGTTCTCCACACTTGCAATGGTTAGGATGCTGTTTTTTTCGCGAACCAATTTGCGAAGCATATCCTGGGTATATTTCAAACCGGTTTGTGAGCGCCGCTCTGACAAACCCTGGTTGAATCTTTCCTCACCTTCGGGTGATGCCCATGCATTAACATCAATGTCGCGGATTTTCCAACCCTGGCGCAGGAAATCTTCCAGTTCTTTCAATCCTTTCTTTGCATCATCATTTTTATTAAGAGCAAGGTTCCAATTAAGGTTATGCATATTCACCTGGAAAAATATTTTAGCTTCCTTGCTGATGATAACTTCTTTTTCGTAACCATGATCAGCTATTAAGGCGATTTCATCATGCATAATCCTGGTTGAGGTTACAATAACACCATCAACAAGCTTAACCTGTGGAGCTTCAACATTGCGGTACATTGCTTTGATTTCTTCTTCAGTAATTCCAGCAGGAACGGGGGCTTTGGGTTCGTAAATAAGTGGTGTGACCACTAATTCTGAAACTGCCATTTCGGGTTTATAGGCGAATACCTCGGTGTAGGTAAATGTTCCACCTTCTTTCATTTTAATGGTAATTCCATCACCAACTACATCTTCGCCGAGCAGATTTATGGATTTCAGTGGTGTTTCGCCGCCTTCGTAAGTAAGCACAGGGGTGAAAAGAATGGCTGCTTTGCTGTGGAAATAATTTTCGGGAACCTTGCCGGTGATGGTTACTCGGACCGAATCGCCATGCATCTCTAGAACTTCTGGTGTAGCTGTGAAAAGTATGGTGTTAAAGTCACGGGCCATTTTATTCAGGTCAACTCCGGCATACATCTTATATGTTACGCCAAAAGTGGTTGGACCATATTGATCATACTTGTTGGCAACGTATGAATCCAATTCATCAGCACCGGTATAACGCAGCGATGATTCAAAAGTGAGGTCCCATTTTTCTGCAATTGAATAGCTTATACCCAATCCATAAGGGATGGCCAAGAACAAACCACGATTGTCAATTCCTTTGCCAAAGTAACCAACCCTGCCGTAGTAGCCTACGCCAAGGCGCTGGTCAGTGGAGATATCGCGGGTGTTTGTTCTTGCATGGAATTGTCCGATGCCGGCAAAGCCGTAAAGGTCAAACTTGCGTTCAGGGTTGTAGCTAGAAAAAAGGTTGATGAAACTTAATGTGGCATTAATATTATATTCGTAAAGATCGCCAACCATATACATGTTTTCAACATCGCTTTCAGCGCTGAGACCTGCATAAAGTAACTCGCCGCGTAAACCAAGCAAAGGAGAAAACTGGCGACCAAGATAAATACCACCGGCAAATTTCCATTGAACAGGATTCTGGAAAAAATAATCTTCGTTTAGGTCGCCATAAAACTGGTTAAATCCCAAATGTCCGTTTATAAACCAGTAAGGGCTGAAAGATGAAGTTGCCTTAGGTGTTGTGGTCTCTCCGCTGTCCTGTGAAAAAGTCAACATCGGTGAAAAAGCGATAAAAAAGGCAATTGCCACCACTTTTAAAAATTCATAACTGTTTCTCATATTCTAAAGATTTTGGTTGATTTGATTAATTCTTAATGCTTTCTCATGCAAATATAGGGAGAAAATCCTCTGATCAAAAAAATAACTGCTAAAACTCATAAATGTTTATTGATACCATGTGATCTTAATTAAACATTATTTGGTTGATTTACTGCAATTTTTATTTAAACATTACCCCTTTCTTATTAGTTTGTTCGTATTTATATGATGTGATAATTTAATTTTGCAAAATTAAAAAAAAGCCATTCATATTAATCAATACAGTAATGGGTCTTCAAAACCAAACAAAGCAATTTTCTGACAAACAAATAGGCAAATACCCTTACTCTATCAAGAAATTTATTTTGAGCCATCAAACCCTGCTCATATATTTGGTTGTCGTTTTCAATATTCCAGGTCTTCCGGGGAAGATGGTCAATGCACAAGTGTTTAAACCACAATGGTCCGCTGGAATCCATAGCGGCCTGCTGGTTTTTTATGGGGATATCAAAACCAATGAATTTGCCCCGGCCATCAAAGGATTTAACGAACTGCGAGCCGGCTTTGGCCTGCAAACAACTTACTCCCTCAATCCTATGTTAAGCATTCGTGGTTCGTTAACAAATGGGAAACTTGCTGGTGCAAAGCCATCAACTGATGAATATTTTATTGCCAACATCCTGGATTATTCAGTGCAAGCCCTGATAAACCTGAATGGCCTGTTCTTTTATGATTACGATTATACACCTCTTGATGTTTACGCAATCATAGGTTATGGTTTTGTTGATTTCAGAACCATCAAACGAAAATTATCTGATGATAGTTTTGTAAGGGCTTTCGGATATAATCCTGATGGATCAAAATCTACAGTAATAACAAGGGAAATGTCAATACCTGTGGGCGTTATCGTTCATTCAAATCTTGAACAAATCCTGAACTCCAATAATTACTTTCTGTCTCAAACAGATATAACGCTTGAATTCGTTCTCCACAATGTGAACACCAACAAACTGGATGCAGATCTAACCCTAAGGGAAGTAAGGGATAAGTATAGTTACTTCGCTTTCGGGCTGATCTATTATCTTAACTAATAATTCCCGGGTGCCTTGCAATAAACTGATTGACAATTTCCCAACTGATTATACCAGCGCTAACCGCCACATTCAGAGAATGTTTGGTTCCATATTGTGGTATTTCAACACAAAAATCAGATGCATCAACAATTGACTGGTCAACACCGGTAACTTCATTGCCAAAAACAACTGCCAACCCATTTGCTGCAGGTATTTCAAACCCACTTAATGGAGTACTGCCTTCGGTTTGCTCGACTGAACAAATTTTGTAGCCTTTAGCTTTTAATTCTTCAATCGCATAAAGGGTAGTTTCAAAATATTTCCAGGCTACTGATTCTGTGGCTCCCAGGGCGGTTTTATTCATTTCGCGTTGTGGCGGCGTGGCGCTGATTCCGCATAGGTATATTGCCTCGAACCTAAAGGCATCGGCGGTTCTGAAGATGGATCCAATATTATGCTGACTGCGAAGATTATCGAGCACCACAATTACAGGTAATTTCTGTGCCTTTCTGTGCTCTTCGTTATTCATTCTGCCCAGTTCAGCAAGGCTAAGTTTTCTCATACAGTTATCAGATTGTGCCCGAAAAAGGCAAACATAGAGATTTTATCGCTTAAGCAGATCAATGTATTTCCTCTTAATAGCTTTAATCTCGTTTAGCGCGAAATTCTCGCGGTAAATCCTTATCATATCTTTAACATCTCCATTATGGTAAATGAATGCAATTGCCCCGTCGAAATAAAAATAGATCGGATCGTATTTAACTTGTTCGGTCAGGCTTTTGAACCTTTCCCAATCAATTTGTTCCGGAACAAGAAAATACGCATGGTGCTGCTGTGCTTTGTCTATAAAGATATCTTCTTCAATAGGTTCGAGAAAAAAGAACTTTCTTAACTTGATCATAGCCATAACATTATTGGCCTTTCGGAATTTATTGCTGAATGTAATCCCTTCATCGAGATACAGGCTCTGCAAGGTGCTAATGTGGTTATAATACTCAAGATTTCGAATACGGATAACCTGGCTGGTTACCCCAAATAAAGTAATGTTGCCGGTAACCATATCATACGGTTGCCTGAATTTCTTACGAATGTTTTGGGTAGCCCGTGAAATGGTTTCAAGTGAGAAGTATCCGTTTAGAGGGAAATACAGATACTGAGGCTTTTGTGCCTTGGGTTCATGGTTATAATATCCAAAAAAAGGCGAAACCGATTCAAGCACGCAGGTATTTGCTTGCAAAGTTTCATCACTCAGGCAAGTAAGCGGTTCTTCTTTTATCAGGCCTCCAAACCGCTCAATAACAGTATTTGATTTCATGGTTCAACATGTTGGTTTGATGCCAAATTTACAACATTTCGAAGCCTGATACAAGCACATTATAATTGTGGTTTGAGTCTAATAAAAGATAACACTATTCGCGCTACGATTAACTGCGCTGCTGTTCAAATGTGTATTTGAGGTAATCAACCAGCAAGGGAAGGTCTTCAGCATTAACGCCATTTTTGATCAAATACTGCCTGTCGTCATCGAAACCGGCCATAAACTGCTGCATTGAGTTATCCTTTTGATTCAGGCTATGAAGGTAACTGTTGATTGCTTCCTGCTTTAGGTTCTGACAAAGCAAAACATGCCCGAGGTTCATAAAATCATATTTGTTGGGATCACCTTCAATCAATCTCTCATAGTAATGTTTTGCTTCCTCCAGTTTGCCTGATACGAAAAGACACCATGAAATTGGTCTGATCACCCCAAGGTTTCCGGGAGAGGCCAACTCAACTTTATAATAGTAATTGAGGGCCTGTTTGTAATCCTTTAAATTAAGATAACAATTTCCGATTGTGATTTGTAAATGAAGGTTCTCAGGTTCAAGATTTTCTGCTTCCTTGTAGCTTGTAATGGCTTGTTCATAATTTTTCAACATCCACTCAACCCGTGCAATTTTACGCAGGTTCCATGCCCTGTTTTGTTCAAAAAGTTCAGCCTTGCGGTAATATAATAATGCTTGAGGGTAGTTATTTAGTTTTTCATAGCAGTAGGCAATTTTCTCAAACACTTCCTGCGTATTATCCCCTTCCTCGTTAATTCTTTTATAAATTTCAATTGCTTCGCCAAAGTATTCCTTTTCGAAGTAGAAATCTGCATAGCTCTTCCATGCGGCACTGTTTGTTATAATATGCTTCATGAAGCCTTTATTGTGAAAATCGAACCTGAATTTGAAAATATCGTCAAGTTCCTGCCGCCGTGGGTAAATCTTGAAGAACCGATACAAATCCTGGATGTACTGTGTATAAATGCTATTGGTCTTCTTACGGGCATCAAGAATGTCTTCTTCCTTTTCCATTTCCTTCATGCCTTCCACTTCGGCTGAAAACATTTGAATCATTATTTCTTTTTGCTGGCTTTGCATTGAACCCAGGCTCAGGCAAAACGAAAATTTGTCTGAATTGCACATATAATGCGAGCGGGTCAAACCGTCAATGAACACATCCCTGAAATGAGGTTCCTCACCGGCAAGCGTTTCTTCAACGATATTGTGTTTTGTATGAAACGGCATAAACCAATTCATCAATTCATTGAAGAAAGGGAAATGCTTGAGATTGGCAAAAGTGCTCATAAACACATCCATGCCTTCGAGTTGCATCCGTGTGATTTCTTCCAACTTATTTATCAGATCCGGACTATCTTCAAAGAATTTCTGCCATTTTGGATTTTTATCTGCCGAAGGATCGTCTGAAACGATCTTATTCAGTCCCAGTTTGTCTTCGAGTTTGGGAGCATGTTTCACAATGTCGGGCATAATTTCTTCCCGGAACTTTTTTGTAACCTTATCGGTATCTTTCGCCTTGAACAATTGAAAAATCAAGGTTTTGGCATCCCGTTCAAGAATTTCATCACCCTGTATGGCTTTGAGGCGGTTCAGTATATGCGGGTATAAAAACAAACGATCATCATAACGATAAAGACCAATGAACAGCCCGGTGAAAGCGCGTTGCGAAATTTGAGGTTCATTATGGCCGTAACTTTCAAAGAGTATTTCGAACTTGAATGCATCGAACCCTTTGACCAGCCCCATCGTCACAGCGCTAATTACCAGGCATTTCTCGTGCCATTCAAATCTTTCTGAGTTGAGAATTTTCTGAACGAGTTGTTTATCACTTTCAGTCAATTTGCCACCAAACCACAACCAGCCAAACAAAACAAACAATAAATGTTTTTTCCTTAGTTCTTTATCCTGAGGCGATTTTCCCGTCTCGATTTCTGTTTCAATGAAGGCATCATTGAGTTCCGAGTCAAATGAATAGCTTTCAAACATTTCAGTTACGTAAGCGGAGGTTTGCATCACCTTCTGGTCCGACTCTGGGTTTTGCAGGTATATCTGAGATTTGATGTTTTCTGATAGTTTGTGTTTTATTCGATCCGAAAGTTCATACAAGCCCAGTTGCAAGCTTTTGTAAATTATTGAACGCTGCGGATCGTCCACACCAAGCATTGTATATTTTACAAGATTATGATAGGTTTCACTGATGCGCGCAATTTCATCAGTAAACTCTGCCGTGGCGGGCTCGCTAAGTTCCAGCATTTCAATAGCATCCTTGATTCGGTTCGCAATCATATAGTTATCAAAAGCCTCAAATGTTTTTTCAATGTCTTTCTTTTGCATTCTGTAGTAATTCTAATCAATAAATTGTGCCGTAAAGTATTAACCTGTCCTTTTAATAGATTAGCATTTAAATACGGGTCAAACAAGTGGATGAAGTCTTCAACGCTTGCCGATTATTAAACAACGCTAATAAGTTGTTACTTCAACACGCATTTCAACGTAACTTTAACATCTTTTAACAAACTGTGAAACAGTATTCCTGTCAACAAGAGCTAGATTTGTACAAAAATCATGCTGCTAATTTTTCCTGACAAAATGTAACATAGCATCATCAATTCACGTCTAAATCCAGTATATCCAAAAATAACTACCGGTATGATCAGAACAACTGAACTTACAAAAGTATTCCGGACTGATGAGATTGAAACCACTGCCCTGAATAAAGTCACATTCAGTATTCATGAAGGTGAATTTGTTGCCATTATGGGGCCTTCAGGCTGCGGAAAATCAACCTTACTTAATCTTCTGGGCCTGCTTGACAATGCAACATCAGGACAAATGTTTTTTCTCGACAACGAAGTTACTTCCTTCTCGGAGAAGCAACGTGCCAACTTGCGTAAGCACAACATCGGATTTGTTTTTCAGAACTTTAACCTGATTGACGAACTCAATGTTTTTGAAAATGTTGAGCTGCCTTTAATTTATCTGGGCATCTCTAAGGCAGATCGTAAGCAAAAAGTGGATGAAGTACTTGAACGTATGCAGATCATGCATCGCCGCAAACACTTCCCACTGCAACTTTCGGGTGGACAGCAACAAAGAGTTGCCGTGGCCAGGGCTGTGGTTGCCAATCCCAAGCTAATTCTTGCCGATGAACCCACCGGAAACCTTGACTCAGCCAATGGCGAAGAAGTGATGATGTTGCTCAGCCAGCTTAATAACGCCGGAACAACTATCATTATGGTAACCCATTCCCAGCATGATGCTTCCTATGCCCAACGCATCATTCAGTTATTCGACGGGCAAATTGTTACGGAGAATATTCATGCAGCGCAGGCAAGGTAGCAATGTCCCAAATCCCAAGTCCCAAGTCCCAAATTCAAAATTCAAAGCACCACCAATTGACAATTTAACCACTAAACAACACATCACTCAATTACTCCAATACTCCATTACTCCATAACTCCACCACTGCATCACAGCATTACTGTATAACCTTAGAAAATTATGCTAGCAAACAACCTCAAATACGCTTTACGGGCATTAAGCAGGAATAAATTTCATGCTTTGCTCAATATCATGGGGCTGGCCATTGGGCTGGCATGCACCATCCTGATTTTGCTTTACCTCAGTGATGAACTTTCGTTTGATAAGCATCATGAGAATTACAGTCGCATTTACAGACTTGAGTCAGATTTTAATATATCGGGGCGGCATGATAAGTTTGCAATTACATCTTTTCCTATTGGTCCGGCGCTTAAGCTGGAATATCCTGAAGTGATAGAATATGTCCGGATGTTCAGCCCGGGAGATAACTTCATCATCAAGTATGAAGAAAATAGTTTCAGTGAAAAAGACATTTATTTTGCTGATTCAACCATTTTTAATGTTTTCACACATGCGTTTATAAGTGGTTCGCCGCAAAATGCGCTTACTGAACCAAATTCAATGGTTCTCACGGCAAGCCTTGCAAAGAAACTTTTTGGTGATGAGGAGGCTATTAATAAAATGGTTCAGTCGCAGGACAACCAAAGTTTCAGGGTTACCGCTGTGATTGAGGATTTGCCTGCCAATTCTCACTTGCGTTTCATTGGCTTGCTTTCAATGGCAACAGTAGCAAAAACTGTTGGTTTCGAACAATTCAACAGTTTGGATCCCATAGGTTTCTGGAATGTTAATCCTTTTACTTATTTGCTGCTTACCGAAGGTGCAACTATGGAGGGTATTTATGAAAAATACGAACCTTTCAATGAGAAATATATTGAACCTATTGGCAATCAGATCAACGCCACGTTTGCGCCTATGTGGACACGTCTTGATGAAATTCATCTTGGATCGCAGCTCGAGGCCGATTTACCAACCGGCAACAGGGCTTATATTTATATCTTCTCATCTTTAGCGTTGTTTATATTGCTACTTGCCATAATCAACTACATGAACATGGCAACAGCCCGATCAGAAAAACGTGCCCGTGAAACCGGGATCCGTAAAGTAGCGGGTGCATACCGCGTACAACTTGTCATGCAGTTTCTTTCCGAATCGGTGATGGTAGCCATTTTTGCTATGTTAATTGCTATAACGCTGGCTGCAATTTTGTTACCCTATTTTAACATACTTGCCGGAAAAATGCTTCTGCTGCCACAACTCTTCTCAGCCAATTTACTGACAGTTACATTTATTATTACATTAATCGCCGGGCTGCTGGCAGGTGTTTATCCGGCATTTTATCTTTCTTCGTTCAAGCCTGTTACCGTTTTAAAAGGTTCCGTTCAGGCTGGTCGAAATAAAGGAACACTTCGTAAATTACTGGTGACTTTCCAATTTATCATTTCAATAGTGATGATCATTGCCACTTTGGTTGTTACGGAGCAACTAAAATATCTGCAAAACAAAGACTTAGGGTACGATAAAAACAATATTGTTGTGATTGAATTGCAGGACACGGCATTTATCCGCAAAGTGCCATCCTTCCGGGATGAACTGCTTCATCATCCTGAAATCGTCGCGATGGCCACAAGCACATCGGTTCCAGGTGACATCCGTTCAATCCAGGTAATGCGGGCCGAGCAGGAAGAGCAAATGGTGGAATACACTTTTAACTTGTTTCTGGCCGATTATGACTTCATGAGTATGTATGGGCTCGCACTCAAAGAAGGCCGTTGGTTCGACCGCGAAATGGGAACCGACCTGAATGAGGCAGTTGTTATCAATGAAACGGCTGCACGCAGGATGGGCTGGGGCGATGATGCTCTTGGCAAGAAGATTGATTTCGGCATTCAACTCGACGGCACTGCCAACCGAAATACCAAGGTAATAGGGGTTTTAAAGGATTTCCATTTTACCTCTTTGCATAATGATATCGAGCCCATAACAATTTTCTTAAGCGACAGGCCCCGGCGATTTCTAAGTATTCGCATTGCTGAAGACCGACAGCAACAAGCTATCGCCTTAATCAGTGAAAAATGGATGGATTATGCTGTCAATCACCCGCTCAAGTATGAATTTCTTGAAGAAATATTAAACGAAAGCTATTCTGCAGAGGCATCTACCAGCAGAGTATTTACCACTTTCTCCGTACTTTCCGTTTTCATCGCTCTGATGGGCTTACTTGGACTTTCCTCATACCTTACCGAGCGAAGAACTAAGGAAATAGGGATAAGGAAAGTACATGGGGCAACTGTACCGGCTATCCTTACCCTGCTTTACCGTGAATTTGCACTGTTGCTGGCAATTGCTTTTGTGGTTGCAACACCCGTTGCCTGGTGGTTGCTTACGCGCTGGCTGCAGGATTTCGCATTCCATACGAGTATCAAAGCGGCTTCGGTTTTGCTGGCAGCATTGATCACAATTGCCGTTACATGGTTCACAGTAAGTTATCATTCTTATAAGGCTGCCGTGAGCAATCCGGTGGATGCAATTAAGTATGAATGAATATCCTTCCTGTGTGTTCAATTTCGGGCAAGCAAGTTAAAATTGCGTACACTATCTAAA from Bacteroidales bacterium encodes the following:
- a CDS encoding ABC transporter permease, giving the protein MLANNLKYALRALSRNKFHALLNIMGLAIGLACTILILLYLSDELSFDKHHENYSRIYRLESDFNISGRHDKFAITSFPIGPALKLEYPEVIEYVRMFSPGDNFIIKYEENSFSEKDIYFADSTIFNVFTHAFISGSPQNALTEPNSMVLTASLAKKLFGDEEAINKMVQSQDNQSFRVTAVIEDLPANSHLRFIGLLSMATVAKTVGFEQFNSLDPIGFWNVNPFTYLLLTEGATMEGIYEKYEPFNEKYIEPIGNQINATFAPMWTRLDEIHLGSQLEADLPTGNRAYIYIFSSLALFILLLAIINYMNMATARSEKRARETGIRKVAGAYRVQLVMQFLSESVMVAIFAMLIAITLAAILLPYFNILAGKMLLLPQLFSANLLTVTFIITLIAGLLAGVYPAFYLSSFKPVTVLKGSVQAGRNKGTLRKLLVTFQFIISIVMIIATLVVTEQLKYLQNKDLGYDKNNIVVIELQDTAFIRKVPSFRDELLHHPEIVAMATSTSVPGDIRSIQVMRAEQEEQMVEYTFNLFLADYDFMSMYGLALKEGRWFDREMGTDLNEAVVINETAARRMGWGDDALGKKIDFGIQLDGTANRNTKVIGVLKDFHFTSLHNDIEPITIFLSDRPRRFLSIRIAEDRQQQAIALISEKWMDYAVNHPLKYEFLEEILNESYSAEASTSRVFTTFSVLSVFIALMGLLGLSSYLTERRTKEIGIRKVHGATVPAILTLLYREFALLLAIAFVVATPVAWWLLTRWLQDFAFHTSIKAASVLLAALITIAVTWFTVSYHSYKAAVSNPVDAIKYE
- a CDS encoding ABC transporter ATP-binding protein; amino-acid sequence: MIRTTELTKVFRTDEIETTALNKVTFSIHEGEFVAIMGPSGCGKSTLLNLLGLLDNATSGQMFFLDNEVTSFSEKQRANLRKHNIGFVFQNFNLIDELNVFENVELPLIYLGISKADRKQKVDEVLERMQIMHRRKHFPLQLSGGQQQRVAVARAVVANPKLILADEPTGNLDSANGEEVMMLLSQLNNAGTTIIMVTHSQHDASYAQRIIQLFDGQIVTENIHAAQAR
- a CDS encoding RNA methyltransferase, with amino-acid sequence MRKLSLAELGRMNNEEHRKAQKLPVIVVLDNLRSQHNIGSIFRTADAFRFEAIYLCGISATPPQREMNKTALGATESVAWKYFETTLYAIEELKAKGYKICSVEQTEGSTPLSGFEIPAANGLAVVFGNEVTGVDQSIVDASDFCVEIPQYGTKHSLNVAVSAGIISWEIVNQFIARHPGIIS